The genomic DNA GGCTTCGGGCGGCACCTCCGGTCCCGCAATGAAGAAACCGACGGCAAGCGGCAGCCGGAGCGGAAAAGCTACTACGAGGCCATCGCCGAAACCCTGCGCGGCGCGGACCAAATTCTGATCTTCGGAAGCGGCACCGGGGAGAGCAGCGCCGTGGACCAGCTGCTTGCCGACTTGAAGGCCAATCATCCCGACGTGGCCGAACACGTTGCCGGCACGGTCGTCACCGACGGGTATCACCCGACCGAGAGCCAGTTGCTCGCCAAGGCGCGGGAATTCTTCGCCCCGAAAAGCGAATAGCCGCAACGCTTACGCCGGGAATTGACCGGAACGCGCTGCGTAGACGAACAGCGCGTGAACAGATTCTTGAAGCGATCACCGTATTTCTGCCGTAACAGGCAAATCGAGGGAACGAGCGATGTCCAAATTGAATTCCGTCGTCGCGGTCTTTGACGCGCACGACCAGGCCGAGAGCGCGATCCGCGAACTTCAGGCGGACGGCTTCGACATGCAAAAACTGTCGATCGTCGGGAAAGACTACCACACGGAGGAACACGTCGTCGGCTACTACACCACCGGCGACCGCATGTTGTATTGGGGCAAGTTGGGAGCCTTCTGGGGCGGCTTCTGGGGATTACTGCTTGGTTCCGGGTTCTTCTGGGTTCCAGGCATCGGCCAACTCCTCGTGGCCGGACCACTCGTCATGTGGCTCGTCGGCGCCCTCGAAGAGGCCGCCGTGGTCGGCGGGTTGAGCGCCCTCGGCGCCGCCCTGTTCAGCATCGGCGTTCCGAAAAACAGCGTCGTGGAGTACGAGACCGAGGTGAAAAACGGCAAACTCCTCCTCGTCGCCCACGGGACGCCGGACGACGTGGAACGGGCCAAACACCTCTTGCAAAAAACGCGCGCGAAATCGACGGCGATGCATGCCGAACCCGTCGCCGTTGGCTCGTAACGGATGTCGCGAAAACACGATCAGGAGAAAAAGTCAGATGTCCACGAAAACGCGGCAGCCGAATCACGGTAGCCACTTGGGCAACGCCGCGACGAGAGAATGGCTCGACGAGAACATACCACCCGTCGGGCCGCCGGCCGGCGCGGAACAGCAGTCTCATTTGATCCGCGCCCGCGCCTATGCCCTGTGGGAGCGGGCCGGGAAGCCGGACGGCGACGCGGACCGGGAACGGTTTTGGTACGTGGCCGAAAAGGAGTTCCGGGAGGCTCATGCGAGGGGATGAATGTTAAGAAGCGAAGCCACCCTGACCCGACTCAAGAGGATTTGACGATGCCAATGCGAGTTCCGACGGACGAGCAGCGGAAGACGGACCCCGCTGGGAACAGAACGTCCGCGACGAGTACGGACCGGCAGGCCCTTCCGGAAAGCTCGAATCACAACTCGACGGGTGGCAATCGGGAACCGCTTACGCCGGACCTGCTCCGAAAAATCGACGCCTACTGGCGGGCCGCGAATTACGTCTCCGTCGGCCAGATCTACCTCTGCGACAACCCGCTGCTCCGGGAGCCGCTGAAGTTGTCGCACGTGAAACAACTATTGCTGGGCCACTGGGGAACGACGCCGGGCCAGAACTTCCTTTACGTCCACTTGAACCGGGTCATCACCAAGTATGACCTCAACATGATCTACATCTCGGGACCGGGGCACGGCGCCCCGGCGGTGGTCGGCCAGGTTTACCTCGAAGGCACGTACAGCGAAGTCTACCCAGCCATTACACGGGACGAAGTCGGGCTGAAGAAGTTGTTCAAGCAGTTTTCCTTTCCCGGCGGGATTTCCAGCCACGTTTCGCCGCAGACGCCCGGGTCGATCCACGAAGGGGGTGAACTGGGGTACTCGCTCAGCCACGCCTTCGGCGCCGCGTTCGACAACCCGGACCTCGTCGTCGCGTGCGTCGTGGGCGACGGCGAGGCCGAGACCGGCCCGCTGGCGACCGCGTGGCATTCCAACAAATTCCTGAACCCGGTGACCGACGGCGTGGTCCTGCCGATTCTCGACCTGAACGGGTACAAGATTTCCAACCCGACCATTCTCGCCCGCATCAGTCACGAGGAATTGGAGCAACTCTTCCGCGGCTACGGGTGGACGCCCTATTTCGTCGAGGGCAACGACCCGGACAAAATGCACCAGGCGATGGCCGCCACGCTCGACCGGGTGGTGGAGCAAATCAAGCGGATCCGACAAGACGCCCGCACCCAGGGGAAGCCCGAACGACCCCGCTGGCCGATGATCGTGTTCAATTCGCCAAAGGGCTGGACGGGGCCGAAAGAGGTCGACGGTCAGCCGGTGGAAGGCACGTTCCGGTCGCACCAGGTGCCCCTATCCGTGTCGTCCACCGCTCCCCCGAGCACCTCGAGCAGTTAGAAAGTTGGATGAGGAGCTACAAGCCGGAAGAACTCTTCGACGAACACGGGCGACTCCTGCC from Fimbriiglobus ruber includes the following:
- a CDS encoding general stress protein — encoded protein: MSKLNSVVAVFDAHDQAESAIRELQADGFDMQKLSIVGKDYHTEEHVVGYYTTGDRMLYWGKLGAFWGGFWGLLLGSGFFWVPGIGQLLVAGPLVMWLVGALEEAAVVGGLSALGAALFSIGVPKNSVVEYETEVKNGKLLLVAHGTPDDVERAKHLLQKTRAKSTAMHAEPVAVGS
- a CDS encoding DUF2934 domain-containing protein, yielding MSTKTRQPNHGSHLGNAATREWLDENIPPVGPPAGAEQQSHLIRARAYALWERAGKPDGDADRERFWYVAEKEFREAHARG